Within Melospiza georgiana isolate bMelGeo1 chromosome 21, bMelGeo1.pri, whole genome shotgun sequence, the genomic segment TACAGAGAACAGGTGAGGGTAAAGGGCAGGGGCCTGGGTGCCAGGGGGAGAAATATCTTCAAATCCGTTCCATGGAGTGTTTTGGTAATGGGTAACCACAGGACTTGTTACCTCCAACATCCAGGGGCTGTTCTTTTACTTTGTCCCTGGCTCATGTGCACCCTATTAGTATTTCTGCTTAGTGAGGATTCCTCAGCAGAGTCTGAGCACGGTGCCCACTGGAGTTTGCTGCAGGACTGatccctgccctgtggggaATGGCAGGTCCCGTTCCCTGCTGTTCCCTTGGGCAGGGGGTGTGGTGTTGGTGGCGGATGAATGCCGCCCTCTAGTGAAATTGTACCTCTGGGACTTCAGCTCCTCGGCTGGCACTCACCGTAGGGGACTACAAACCTGGCTGGAGGCTGAAGAAAtacagttttgtttttccagaggcTAGAGAGCTTTGAGGTCCTTTCCCGTTTTCACATTTTGCACATGTTTCCTCTGGGAGCCCACGTGGCCTTTTTcacctcccctcccctctcaGCTCTAGTCCAggggcccagctgggagctggagtcTTGGCTCTTGGGTCTGAGCTGCTCAGTCATGGACTGCTGTCACAGGTTAGAGGAAATGATTGTGTTTTTTCATGGCCCCAGGCTCCTGGGGAGAGAAATGCCTGTCTCTCTCCAAGGCAGTGCCTtttgtttcctgctgctgccttctgagaacattttCTCCTCCTCAGACATGCACTCCCACTCTTCACCTCGCTGCTGAACGTCGTCTGTGCCTACGACCCCGTGGGTTATGGGATCCCTTACAATCACCTGCTCTTCTCTGACTACCGTGAGCCCCTGGTGGAGGAGGCAGCCCAGGTGCTCATTGTCACCTTGGACTATGACAGCTCCACCAGTTCAAGTCCCACTGTGGATGGCACGACCACTGGCACAGCCATGGATGATGTGGATGTGAGTGATACTGGAatctgtgtttgctgctctcCTGAACTCACTGGGGTCCTCTCACACCAGCTTGGATTGAATGTTGAGCTGTAGGACCCAGCACTGCTTGTTGAGTAGCACTGCTACTCCCCTTGCAGTCTGCTCTCTCTGTTCCAATCCTGCTTCAGTCCTGTGGTCACTAAAGACCTATACAGATCAAAATACATGGCTAGATTTTGATCACTGACTTAAATCAGGAGCATGTAAGTGAAAAGCCCCTGACTATTCCATGCAGTGCTCTGTCTCTTTGCATTTAAAGCTGAATTACTCAGAGCAGAAAGCTGAAGTGAGAAACCTTGGTGGTTATACTTCAACTTCCTGAATATACCTTGTCAGTAAGCATTGCCCTCCTTTTCTTTGAATGCAGCCTCCTGGACCAGACAATCTGTTTGTGAATTACCTCTCAAGGATACACCGGGAGGAGGTAACGTGTTCCCTCCTGCACTGTTCCCTGTCTGCTTTCATGCTGGTTGCATTAGCCCTGGGCCCACCACAGTCTCTTTCCTGATCTCTTGGCAGGATTTCCAGTTCATCCTGAAAGGAGTGGCTCGCTTGTTATCAAACCCGCTGGTCCAGACCTACCTGCCAAACTCTGCCAAGAAGATACAATTCCATCAGGAGCTCCTTGTCCTCTTCTGGAAACTCTGTGACTTCAACAAGGTGTGGATCTGCTTCTTGCTGAGCTTCACCCCAGCTTGGCTGTTGTGACTCTGGCTGGAGGAAGCCCTGGTGAAGGGCTGTGGTGGGTAGCTGGCAGTggctctgggatgctgtggtcatcAGCCCCACTGATGCAGGTGCTGGGGGTCTGGCTGTAGAGACAGCctgggagaggggctgcagctcctgaaggtCTGTGCTGGAAGCAGGTTCTGCAACAGATATTATCATAACTCTACAAATAGCACTGGTGTTGATGAGGTATTGCATACACCAGCCTTTTTAATCTTCTTGAGGGACTGATTAACTAGAGACTGTCTGTGCTGAGTCCTGCAGGGTATATACTTATGATTGTCTGAAATACTCCCTTTTCTTCcagaaattccttttctttgtgcTGAAGAGCAGCGATGTTCTGGACATTCTTGTCCCAATCTTGTATTTTCTCAATGATGCCAGAGCAGACCAGTGTAAGTTGgttattttcaaaatttggaACAATTTGTGCTTGACAGTTGAGCTAGAATGTTTTTGAGATGCTTCCTCCCTACCAGTTGACAGCATTCTGAATGCATGTTCCTGACCTTCTACAGACATGGAGTGGAGTTGTCCAGTTAATTGGGTTTTAATGTTTGTAGGGGGCTAGAATCAGGACACAATCTATCCTGCAATATAGGGAAGGGAAATCCTTCTTTAGTATGCATTAACATTTTGAGTCCTCTTATTGAAAATTGTGTCCCTGATCCagtgaagagggaaaaatgaCTAATCTGCTTTGCTAAAGCAGAGTAGGGAGTAAATCAGGCATAACTCCATCATTGTGTAGTGCAGGGAAGTCGTCAGATCTTCACTGCTATGATGAAAGGTTTATATTAAGAACATAATGAAGAAAAGCATCCAAGACTTAACACTGATAAGACTTAACACAGATGTGCTTGGGAAGGACACTGGTGCTGACAATGAAGGGAGCACTGTGTGGGATGTCCCTTATCAGGATGGTTTAGTCTGTGCAGTTTTTTATCAGTCCCATAGtgtttctcctctctcctcacTGTCCTCTCTGTGacatatttttctgttgttttttctcCATGCAGCACGAGTGGGCTTGATGCACATTGGGGTCTttatcctgctgctcctcagtggGGAGCGTAACTTTGGGGTGCGACTGAACAAGCCGTATTCTGTACGAGTGCCTATGGACATCCCTGTCTTCACAGGGACACATGCTGACCTGCTCATCATAGTGAGTACAGCTCCAGCACTTCCTGAACCCTCCTAGCTCCACAAATCATTGTCCACCTTTAATATACTCGCCCTCCCTAAACTGGAAGCCCACTGAATAGCTGGCAAGTGTGTGGGATGCACACTGTTAACCTGAGGTGATGTATCTGCCAGGGTGCATTTGCATGAGGTGTAATTCCATCTGCATTAAATGATCTCAAAGAACAGGACTCCTCATGGTGCTGCACTGCTGTTATGAGGGGGTGAGTGCATGCCCTGTGCTCTACTGGTAGGGAAGGCAGGAGATCTGGCTCTGTCCCAGGCAGACAGAGGTGTGTGGAGCACATCTGTCAATGGGGACAACAGTGATACCAAGCTCAGCTCTACAGCTTTGGGTAGCTGCAAGTTTCATTGACCTTTCAGTCAGCCCACAACACTGCCTATGAGCAGCTGTGTGCTTTGCAATACAAGCCTCAGGTGCTTCCCTTCTGTCATGTTCTCATTTGCCAGAGAAGAAGCTCTCGGCAGCTTCCGATAAATCTCCAAGAGGAGATTCCTGTTAAAAGGAGCAGGAAGAAACCTGCTCACCATAACTGCTCTTGATGCTATGTGTTTTGCTCTTGCATTCCATTAATCTCAGATCATCTCTCTGTTTTAATTATGCTTCGGACTTCTCTACAGACATGCCAGCTAAAGGTGGGAAGGCCAAGATTGCGAATGCCTGAACTGGTTACAAGGCACTTGAATCTTTCCATGTCTGAGGatataattaaaaataggaCAAAGATTTGAGTTAGAAGTATGCACTAAAATCAGGTGTAAAATCATTAGTTCTGTGGCATTTCAAGCAGCTATTATAAGGGTTCAGAGTCAAAGTCTATTGGAGGTGAAGGTGTCTCTTACTTCCTGGTGGTTTAGTTTTGTCCCAGGCTTCCTGAACATTGTTGAACAGCTCACAGTCAGTTTCTGTTTGCAGTGTTATAGGGCTCTAATCACATTCCCAAAGGATTCCTTGTAAATGAAAGCTTGTACTCGTGGAGCACGAGTCTGCAGTGAGAGCAGCCTTCCCCACCTGTGTAATTGTGGAGTGTGCAGGGCCCTGCCTAGGTAGGAATGGTGTCAGGAAGCGATTAGTGTGGGGGTGGCACTGGTTTTGGTTGAGAGGGTGCTTTCAGTAAGGTGCTGCCTTGCTCAAGAGCTCCTTCCTTCCACAGGTCTTTCACAAGATCATCACCAGCGGGCACCAGCGGCTGCAGCCCCTCTTCGACTGCCTGCTCACCATCGTTGTGAACGGTGAGCACTGTGTGGGGGGAGGAACCacagctcacagtgctctcactgccctgtgcccctctctgtgctcccctgctgctggagggcaCTGACCAGTGCAGATAAGATCTGCCTGCATGGTCAGCTGGGGcagaaggagggagagcagagtcCTGGAGCTCCCTTGGGGAGGCAACAGGACATTTGCCAGCAGGCCTGGTGAGGGCAGTTGGCAGTACTGTCCCTTTCCAGCAGGGAGTGCCACCTCCTCACAGTGGTGGTGCTTCCCTTGGACTTAGTGAGTGCCCAGGTGCCTCCAGCTGtgaagcttttcaggaggcacAGCAGAGATGGTGTTACTAGTGTAAGCCTAAACAAAATCTTCTAAAACCAGCAATGCCTCATTTTACCAGGCAATATCTCTGTTTCATTTGCTTTGTATTTGGAAATGTTTCTGTGGAACCATTTGTGCAAGGGTGGGAAGGTCATAAAAGCGACATTTTTAGTGGTGTATTTTTGAGAATATATACACCTTGGTTCTTTCCCtagttttcatttgctttgccTCCCACAGTGTCTCCATACCTGAAGTCTCTCTCCATGGTGGCTGCTAACAAGTTACTGCATCTCTTGGAGGCTTTTTCCACCACCTGGTTCCTATTCTCTGCTGTCCAGAACCACcatcttgttttcttcttgctgGAAGTTTTCAACAACATCATTCAGTACCAGTTTGATGGTAACAGACTGCTTTATTTAGTGGGTTTGCACTAGTTTAGTCCAAGAGAATGTCAGATGGAAGTTCAGAGGAAGTCCAAGGAGATGAGAGGAGGTGAGAAGTGTAGAAATGAGCTATATAGGACTGATAAGTTGGGTTAGTAGATAATCACCATTGGGTCCTGGCCCAGGCAGATTTAGTTAGAACAAAATAAGATGGTAGCTAATTATCAGCATAacctcagccctcctgcagaaGGTGAGatgcacagagaggaaaagaaacaaaaagtgaGTGTGTAACTCATAAGTTGTGACTGGCTGGATATTGCTGTGAAACTGCTCGTGTTGCTCAGCAATGTACGTGATGGGGCAAAACAATTTTCAAGTGCCTCTCAGTTCTGCTTTTACAAATCTCTGGGGGCTTAAGACCAAACCACCTCATCCAAAGAAAGTTCTGATATTTGCTACTTTCCAGGAAATGCCTTATGTTTTCCCTGTTAATAGCATAACAGTCTTTTGCctaataaataataaagtaaGGCCCCAAAACCTGGTCAAAATTTAgtgttttgctttaaatttgCTAATCAGGAATGGCCATTCTGCTTCCCTGATAGGAATCTTGCATGTGGCAATTGCCAAATCCAAAAGCAGCCTTTGTGGGTGTAATTTGTGTTTTATATTAGAGGATGGTTTCATTCTGTTCTGTGCTATCTTGCAGGCAGTAAGAATTCTGACCTTTTGGCTTTGCTATTTCAAGCCTGTGTCTCAGATTAAATGCCCTGATTTGTTTTGTGAGTTCTTTTGAAGATGGAGGAATGTTTAACCTTGGCTAGTAAccttttcttccaaaatagATGCTAATATGTGGTTTAAACTGtcctttttcttctcagctGTTTGAATATCCCTCACCAAACCATTTCTTGTCAGCTTTCCAGCCTAGGAAGGatttcactgaattttctgTACTGCTTTGTAATGGATAAGAGGATATTGAGCTCTGCTCTTTCTTTCCCGTGCCACTGCCTTTGTGGGTGGGAGCAGTCAGGCTTTGTGTAGCCAgcgagctgtgctgggctggcagagctcttTGAGCCTTACTTCTCTGCTCGTTTTGTTGCTGTGATTCCCAGGGAACTCCAATCTGGTCTACGCCGTGATCCGCAAGCGGAACGTGTTTCACCAGCTGGCCAACCTGCCCACGGACGCGCAGGCCATCCAGAAGGGGCTGCAGCGCAGGAGGAAAACCCCCGAGCCCATTTCTCGCACCAACTCCCAGGACGGGGTCTCCATGGAGGGGTCACggcctgctgcccctgctgagCCAGGCACGCTGAAGGCCAGTCTGGTGGCTACTCCAGGTGAGCTTTAGTTTACCTTTGGGACAGGAGaggtttgttttctctgtgggaTATGGTGTGGACTCACCCTTTCACTGGGTGTGGAGAGATTAAGAGTTTACATTTGTGAATAACTTAACCGCCTTTCAGTGTGAGTTTCAGATCAGTTGGCCCAAGCTGATCACAAACAAACTGCCTTGAGTTTCTGTCCTCTCAGACTTAGTGTCCATAAGACCATTTGTCCTAGTCTTGACCTGTTGTCTCAGGTTAACTCTATCCACGTGAACCTGTGTTCCTCCTCCTTCTCAAGGAGCATTTTCATAGAGAAAAATTCCTTTGGGCTTGTGAAATCAAAGCTAAATCTTGCTTCTCTTGCTGAAAGGGGAGGTTTTCCAATATCACCAGAGACACAGGATATCTGTGCATAGTGGGGTAGAGAAGAGCTTTTAAACCTATTTAATTAACTTGTGTTtctgagcttttctttttttgaacaCAGGGATTGACAAGCTCACGGAGAAGTCCCAGGTGTCAGAGGATGGGACCATGCGTTCGCTGGAGCCTGAGGcttcccagctgtccccagagggaaacccacctgcagccctgagTGATGGGGAGTCCTGGAGTGGGGTAAGGCTGGATGCTGGTGTGCAGGGAAGGTCTGGGTGTGAAGTGAACAAAAATGAGGGGTTAGAAGAAGAGGTGTGTTGGCCCATTAAAGAAGGGCATCGCATTAAAGGCAGCGTGCACACGTGCAGGGTGCTGGGACACAACGTGGTCCAGAAGGGCTGTTGCATCATCTTGGGTGTTTCATGTTTATGCTATGACACAAGAGCTGGGGCACTTGAGTGAGCTTTCTCCAACACAAAGACTATGACAGAGCAGTGAGTGCAGAGTTGCCAGAGGATGTCCATGAAACCTCCTGATCCTGATGTTTCCAACTCAGGTTcttactgctgctgctttttcatcTCCCTTGAGATGGAGAGCTCTATCAGAATCTTTTAACTCACTGGTGCTGTGTTCCCAATGTGTTCCCATGAAGGCTAGGCTGAGGTGCTGCCCTCAGAGTGGCCTTGAATAAATTGGAATGTACAGAAATCCCAAATACTCCAGGACCAATTTTCTTACCCTTCCTGGCCTTGCCTGGTACCAGGTGAAGCCCGTGGCTAGCAAGACATCTTAAGCACACAATTATGTTGTCATTAAATGAGATCTTGACTGAGAACTTGTGGAAGGTTTTCTTCTTCCAGCAGCCCATGAAACATAATCATGGGTCTTTCCATCTGTGTCCAGCAGCTGGCTCAAACTGTTCCCAAGCTGGaaaagcactggcacagctctaCCCCAAGCTGGCTGTTTCTGGTTGAGAAGGTGCTGAGTGAATGAGTTTATTTGTGTGGAGCTGCAGGGTGGCTGCTGGAAGGAAGTGCTGTGCCCATTTGTTTTGTAGAAAAGTCAGCTCTGTGCTGTAGCAGTGAGTGGTCAGGGAGCATTGCTAAAGGAAAAAGCCTCTCTGTTTTCACCTTGTGCAGAGATTGACAGTGATTTTAGAGGGttatttccttccctccttcccaccatGAATATGGAAAGCCAAGTTGAGTGTGTCATTCCTCAAGAGGTGAGAGTTATTAGATAGGAGTTACTGGGAGCCTCCCCTTGGAAAAATGCTCTTTATGATATTCCAGAATGGACATAAAGAATCCCAGAGATACTCAGTAGACATAGGCTGAAAAATCTGTGGCTGTTAACTATATCATCTCTGTGCCAAAAGAGAGAAGCATCCCTCTGAACAGTCTCTTGTCAGTGCTGTTTTAACTCTGTCACTGTGGATTGTTCCAGCAGTGTCAACAGTGGTGACTGGAGCTGTGACCTTCCACAGGGTCCTCCAGCTTCATCAAATATTGCCACTCTCTGGGTGAGAGCACATGGGTTTGGTGAATGAAGGTCGGGTGGGTTTGACATGTTCTAGAGACAGGCTGAGTTGTCTTTCCCAGTAGTGGTCTAGAAAATCTGGGGAGAATATCAGCAGAAATTGATTGTATTTCTTACTCTTAAGTGTGATTagcatttgtttgcttttatttgttaaaaataatgtttattgATAGGAGGCATCCCATTCCCGGAGGGATCGAAGGCGTCTCTCCAGTGCATCCTCCAGTGGACAGTGGACTCCAACTCCTGACTGGGTAAGGGCATCTGGacacaggaaataaataatgagaaagaGTTGTGGCAGAAATGCCTCACAcaccctgccccttccctgccatcAGAGGCTTTCCAAGAGCAGCATTTCCTCACAGACACTCGAGGTCAAAGCTCCAGAACTTTAGTTTACTGACATcttcaaagaaatattttatttacctGTTTCAAACCAATGTCCCACTGGTCTTATTGGGTGCCTCATAATTCTAGTGCTCCAGGATTTATTGTATTGCTCCTGTGCACTCAGTTCACCCACCAGCTTTGTGATTATTGTAAACTTCATTTGTTGCAGAGATTGTGGAGACAGCTGTAAAAACCTGCTAATGCAGTGTACTGATTTCCCTGCTGTTTTCCCACCTACAGGTGATGTCTTGGAAGTCAAAGCTCCCCCTGCAGACAATCATGCGGCTCTTACAGGTGCTGGTCCCTCAGGTGGAGAAGATCTGCATTGACAAGTAAGGAGATTTTTGGAAAGGAAGGGCTGTGTGGTGTTTAAGGAGCAATGTGAGGTTGGCAGAGTTGGAATTTGGAGGGCCTCTAAGGGAAACCTTGTAAAGTTTAATTGAAAGCATCCCGGGCTCAACAGAGTTGTTACTTGGCTTGCCAGACATCTTGTTTGTCTGATCCCTCTGTTTCCAGAGGAGAGGGGGTGTGTTCTGGGCCACAGCTCAGTGTCTGTGTTTGTTTAGGCTGGTCCTTCATGCTGCAGCACTTTTGGAGGTGTCTGTGGGACATGCTAAGGATGTTCCTGGTCTGTGTCTTGGCAGGGGTCTCACGGATGAGTCGGAGATCCTCAAGTTCCTGCAGCATGGCACCTTGGtggggctgctgccagtgcctcacccCATCCTCATCCGCAAGTACCAGGCAAACTCGGGCACTGCCATGTGGTTCCGCACCTACATGTGGGGAGTTATTTATTTGAGGTAAAGCAGCTGGGTGCAGCCTGGCTTGGTCTTTTCCAGACTTTTGGGAGGCCTACAGAGACAATTGCAtgccctcagccagccctggcttATCTCACATTTACAGGATAGGAAGATGTTTTTCCCTTGGGTGTATCAGCTGCTCCTAAACTTTGAGGGGGTGACATGAAGGGGGTTGTTCTGGGAGTGCTGCTTGTTTGGgaactggcagcagcagggaatagAAAAGCTGCCCAGAGGGTCTGGTGCAGAGATTTTATGCAAAGCTCTGGCTTTGTGGGATGTTGTAGATACTGTCATCCCTGTAAGGTGTGTTGTCTCTCAACCAGTGATTTCCTTTTATGCAAAGCTGAAGGCACGCCGTGCAGCCAGCTCCTGTAATCGTGGCTGTGAGATTTGAATTCCATGTAACTGGCCACAGGGAGTAAAGTGGCTCTTGTCTTTCTGTCTCAGGAATGTGGATCCCCCCATCTGGTATGACACAGATGTTAAGCTGTTTGAAATTCAACGGGTCTGAAGAGAACACTTACCTCTACTGAGAGAAATACACTGGATCTAAGGACTGTGGCGTGCTGCTTCATCACAGCTATTCCTGCATTTCACGTCCAGCTGAGAGACCAAAAGGACAATCACTTCATTTACCTCCCTGTCATTTAAAGCTTTAATCGGGACCTGCTTGGGCATCCCTCCCCCCAGCTCacttctcttccctcacccttcACCACGAACCTTGAGTAAAAGATATCTAAGGGATTGTCCATTGTTGTGGTTGCACTAGAAATCAAGACTGTTCTTAGCTCCTTTGTTACTCTTTTGCTTCTGGATGTGGTTTGGAAACCAATCTGACCCTGTCCTTGCCCTGGTCAGAGTCAGCATTTAATTGAAAAAGACTAGCTGTAAATTGGGTGCAAAGGGAGAAGCTGCTATTCCTGCAGGAGACAGGGCTTGGAAACTGCAGTTACTTCCATGTAGCTCCATAAAGTTTCCAAGGCATCCCTTCTGGCTGCAGGTGTCTCCCTGGTGTCTCAGCTGCATATAGGGAAGTCTTTCCCACCTAAATGATGTTGAAGGAGAACTTTGTGTCTCAGTTCTGAATCTCTCTAGTCCTTTCCTGGAAAGCTGCTTGAGAAGTTTTGTTGGTGTGGGTCAGAAGTTTTTCCTTGGCTTCCAAGCCCAGCAGCCTGTCCTTCATGGTGGACTGTTGCAAAGGAGCCTGTCTTACTTTTAAAAGCCCTTTTTAATCCATGTGAGCACACAGGGATGAAGGGACTGGCTCAGTGAGAGCAAGGAGAAGAGACCTGACTTAAACTCTTTTAAGTTTTCTCCCAGTGGCTGAAAGGACGCCGTCACCTGGATTTGAAAGGAACCATATCCTTCCATCTTTGCCTGGCAGGTTGATGCAatgcagggagcagaacagTCTTTTGCACACTACTGTTAAGGCAAGGGTTTGAGGGAGCCACTCAGGGAAGTTGTAGGAGGAATTTGGAAGTTGTAGGAGGAAAAGCATCTCCATGTCAGTAGGGAGTGGAGAGTGCTGAGGCACAGTTGAATTCTTCAGGGCATTTTGCTTATTGACCAAGTTATTGGATCTTGAATGTATTGGGTCCCAAGCATGTGTAAATTTTGGGAAGCCAGAATGGAAATTGGTGGGAGATCTGCTGTAGCTGGCTTGGTTTAGCATTGTGGGGTTACACATTGGTGAGTGGAGACACTCTTGAGGTTTGAGTCAAATGTAATGTTCTGCTGGGAGGGGCTGCTGTCTTAGACCCACGTGGTCTTTAGGCAATGAAATGTGAGGGGTCCTGTCATGAACTGAGACCTTTCCATCAAAGCATAATCCTTGGTGCTCTTTTATTCAGGCTCTTGGGAGGATTGCTGGTTGTGAGCTGTTTGCCACAGGTTAggcccagcagtgtcactgcatgGAAACAGGTCTGTCACATTAAGTACAGGGACAGTGTGACACACTCTGTGACTTGTAACCCTGGCCTAACCCTCGCAGCTGCAGTGGTAACAGCATGGCCATCCTCTCCCAgagagctgctccagtgtgctgctggctcccactggCCTCTAGTCAGGTGGTTTCCTCCTCTGGGCACTGAGAGAGAATGGAG encodes:
- the HID1 gene encoding protein HID1, whose product is MGSADSKLNFRKAVIQLTTKTQPVEATDNAFWDQFWADTATSVQDVFALVPAAEIRAVREESPSNLATLCYKAVEKLVQGAESGCHTEKERQIVLNCCRLLTRILPYIFEDPDWRGFFWSTVPGAGRGEGDEDDENARPLAESLLLAVTDLLFCPDFTVQSHRRSTVDTAEDIHSIDSCEYIWEAGVGFAHSPQPNYIHDLNRTELLKLLLTCFSEAMYLPPSSDSSNTNPWVQFFCSTENRHALPLFTSLLNVVCAYDPVGYGIPYNHLLFSDYREPLVEEAAQVLIVTLDYDSSTSSSPTVDGTTTGTAMDDVDPPGPDNLFVNYLSRIHREEDFQFILKGVARLLSNPLVQTYLPNSAKKIQFHQELLVLFWKLCDFNKKFLFFVLKSSDVLDILVPILYFLNDARADQSRVGLMHIGVFILLLLSGERNFGVRLNKPYSVRVPMDIPVFTGTHADLLIIVFHKIITSGHQRLQPLFDCLLTIVVNVSPYLKSLSMVAANKLLHLLEAFSTTWFLFSAVQNHHLVFFLLEVFNNIIQYQFDGNSNLVYAVIRKRNVFHQLANLPTDAQAIQKGLQRRRKTPEPISRTNSQDGVSMEGSRPAAPAEPGTLKASLVATPGIDKLTEKSQVSEDGTMRSLEPEASQLSPEGNPPAALSDGESWSGEASHSRRDRRRLSSASSSGQWTPTPDWVMSWKSKLPLQTIMRLLQVLVPQVEKICIDKGLTDESEILKFLQHGTLVGLLPVPHPILIRKYQANSGTAMWFRTYMWGVIYLRNVDPPIWYDTDVKLFEIQRV